Within the Helicoverpa armigera isolate CAAS_96S chromosome 24, ASM3070526v1, whole genome shotgun sequence genome, the region cagaaggacagaaactgttgcatcatcaacaccaccactgcgacagagacccagaagaaagaggagtaagcttaaattttatttataataaaacattagttctgcaggtgggtcagccaataattcctacaataccaataattttgggtattttcagatctgaatcctcgccaaagtgtttctgagcaatatagtgcagctcgacgagaatttctagcagttgcagaagcaaatgctgctacaatgaaggtgtgttatagtgtaaatttcctcttaattattatacacactagcatgctagagaacattaagacacattcagtaaatccaacgttttttagatgctggcaactgctgctcaagcgcaagcagatgctgccaagatgcaggctgaggcagccaaggtacaagccgaggcgacgctgcaattggtaaaagtcggaaacaaaatagctgacgcaataaataattacataaataaaaataataaatgatataaaatgtttttatttgaaacagtacataaatgaaaaaagtataataattatgtgaaactagtgttaattagccttcttcttatgcgctctgcaacagctcgcccagaacctgcataacaaaaataaaatgtattggtgttaggtatacatacatagtaaaataaaaaatcagttcataagttacctgtaacttctaacatatcatcatggaatctactattatccaccagctgcatggatgtggtggactctggttccggtaatttatatgttatccgcatattgtggagcactgcacatgcgttaattattaggccagccatatagggttcgtacattaactggcgttggtgtgatagacatctaaacacagattttagcacaccgaagcatctttctatgatgtt harbors:
- the LOC135118653 gene encoding uncharacterized protein LOC135118653; protein product: MPEEDLLQHEMEAGVVISEVLTLPHSQARDFVELLPTETTINDSRATAGSSPPPIQEQVQDAPQSPVLQMTVRGRRTETVASSTPPLRQRPRRKRNLNPRQSVSEQYSAARREFLAVAEANAATMKMLATAAQAQADAAKMQAEAAKVQAEATLQLVKVGNKIADAINNYINKNNK